From the Helianthus annuus cultivar XRQ/B chromosome 17, HanXRQr2.0-SUNRISE, whole genome shotgun sequence genome, the window AGACCTTATTCATATATAACTTAATGGTGATAGTAACAGGTTTGGCATTCTTCTATAAGTCGTGATGATCAGCTTCAGGGCTGCCCACCATAGAGGCGGCTCCATGATGACCCTGTGGAAAACAGCAAATGGAGGCATTGCCAGATGTGCGAAAGGATAATCGATTCAATGCGTGCTTTCTATCACATGACATGTCGATATGATTACAGAAACAATATTGTTGTATCcctttattttaaacattttttacttttttgagATATTATGGCATTCGTCTATAAGTCCAAACCCAGGTTTCACTTTTATACGGGTCAAAATTGCCACCTCTACTTGATGCGTTAGAGGTCATGTTTAAGTTTGATTTGTTGTTCAGGTTGATGATGCAGAAACTATAGTTAACCTAACAGAAGAGATGGAGTCAACTGATACCGCACTTCTTGAAGAGGCTGCCACCATTGTTAAAGAATTGAACAAGGCGTTGGATAAGTTTGAGCTGAGTCAGCTTCTATTAGGCCCTTATGACAAAGAAGGTGCTGTTATCAATATAACTGCTGGTGCTGGAGGTACCGATGCACAGGTAATCAAGTAAATTTTTAACATCACTTATCATTTCATTCATATACATCATCAATGGCCATGAATGATATCACATTTTATGGAAGTTTACTTGATAATATTCAGTGCAGGACTGGGCTGATATGCTTCTAAGGATGTATGTAAGATGGGGAGAGAGACAAAGATACAAAACAAGAGTTGTTGAAAAGTCAATGGGAGAAGAAGCTGGGATCAAGTCAGCTACAATCGAGGCTGAAGGTCGATATGCGTTTGGATATTTGTCCGGTGAAAAAGGAACACATCGAATTGTTAGACAATCTCCTTTTAACGCAAAAGGTCTTCGTCAGGTATTGACTTTTGCTCACTTTTATTTACTCAGATGTCTAAACTACCCTCCAATAAGAACAGAGTTTGTGTTTATTGATGCAGACAAGCTTTTATGGCGATGAAGTGATGCCTCTTCTTCCAGAAGATTCACTAAATGTTGAAATACCAGAGGAAGACCTGCAAATAGGTTTCTCGATAACCGGTGGGAGCGGTGGTCAGAATGTTAATAAACTTGAAACCGCTGTTCGGATAACCCATATTCCAACCGGAGTAACCGTTCGTTGTACAGGGGCTGCTTTCTCTCTTCATT encodes:
- the LOC110920714 gene encoding peptide chain release factor PrfB1, chloroplastic, with amino-acid sequence MESTDTALLEEAATIVKELNKALDKFELSQLLLGPYDKEGAVINITAGAGGTDAQDWADMLLRMYVRWGERQRYKTRVVEKSMGEEAGIKSATIEAEGRYAFGYLSGEKGTHRIVRQSPFNAKGLRQTSFYGDEVMPLLPEDSLNVEIPEEDLQIGFSITGGSGGQNVNKLETAVRITHIPTGVTVRCTGAAFSLHLTCFFC